The following proteins come from a genomic window of Sorex araneus isolate mSorAra2 chromosome 1, mSorAra2.pri, whole genome shotgun sequence:
- the LOC101549593 gene encoding LOW QUALITY PROTEIN: interferon alpha-14 (The sequence of the model RefSeq protein was modified relative to this genomic sequence to represent the inferred CDS: inserted 5 bases in 4 codons; substituted 2 bases at 2 genomic stop codons), translating into MTFSSSERFLSISMHCSFYKICHALPSSLLMALLASSCSYIFSHGCDLSESHXLASRKTLLLVGQMRKISPVFCLKDRYDSEFPQEXIDSSQIEEARTIFVLHXMLQQILHLFSRKDSLTVWDKTLLDQFXQQQLTDLEACLAQELQEDTPXMKEDSLLTMRKYFXRITRYLQEKKHSPCAWEIVRVEIMRSFFSSTKLQRRLMRKD; encoded by the exons ATGACTTTTAGCAGTTCTGAAAGATTTTTAAGCATATCAATGCATTG CAGCTTCTACAAGATCTGCCATGCCCTGCCATCTTCCTTACTGATGGCCTTGCTGGCATCCAGCTGCAGCTACATCTTCTCTCATGGCTGTGACCTGTCTGAGTCCC TATTGGCCAGCAGGAAGACCCTGCTGCTCGTGGGACAAATGAGGAAAATCTCCCCTGTCTTCTGCCTGAAGGACAGATATGACTCTGAGTTCCCTCAGG GCATTGACAGCAGCCAGATTGAAGAGGCTCGAACCATCTTTGTCCTCCATTAGATGCTCCAGCAGATCTTGCACCTTTTCAGCAGGAAGGACTCATTGACTGTGTGGGACAAGACACTCCTAGACCAGT TGCAACAGCAGCTCACTGACCTGGAGGCTTGTCTGGCACAGGAGTTGCAGGAGGACACTCC GATGAAGGAGGACTCCCTGCTGACCATGAGGAAATACTTCTGAAGAATCACTCGCTATCTACAAGAGAAGAAACACAGCCCTTGTGCCTGGGAGATTGTAAGGGTGGAAATTATGAGATCCTTCTTTTCATCAACCAAGTTACAGAGAAGATTAATGAGGAAAGACTGA
- the KLHL9 gene encoding kelch-like protein 9 — translation MKVSLGNGEMGVSSHLQPCKAGTTRFFTSNTHSSVVLQGFDQLRIEGLLCDVTLVPGDGDEIFPVHRAMMASASDYFKAMFTGGMKEQDLMCIKLHGVNKVGLKKIIDFIYTAKLSLNMDNLQDTLEAASFLQILPVLDFCKVFLISGVSLDNCVEVGRIANTYNLIEVDKYVNSFILKNFPALLSTGEFLKLPFERLAFVLSSNSLKHCSELELFKAACRWLRLEDPRMDYAAKLMKNIRFPLMTPQDLINYVQTVDFMRTDNTCVNLLLEASNYQMMPYMQPVMQSDRTAIRSDSTHLVTLGGVLRQQLVVSKELRMYDERAREWRSLAPMDAPRYQHGIAVIGNFLYVVGGQSNYDTKGKTAVDTVFRFDPRYNKWMQVASLNEKRTFFHLSALKGHLYAVGGRSAAGELATVECYNPRMNEWSYVAKMSEPHYGHAGTVYGGLMYISGGITHDTFQNELMCFDPDTDKWTQKAPMTTVRGLHCMCTVGDKLYVIGGNHFRGTSDYDDVLSCEYYSPTLDQWTPIAAMLRGQSDVGVAVFENKIYVVGGYSWNNRCMVEIVQKYDPEKDEWHKVFDLPESLGGIRACTLTVFPPEENPGSPSRESPLSAPSDHS, via the coding sequence ATGAAAGTGTCCCTCGGTAACGGAGAAATGGGCGTCTCCTCCCATCTGCAGCCTTGCAAGGCCGGAACCACCCGCTTCTTTACCAGCAACACTCACAGCTCGGTGGTGTTGCAAGGGTTTGATCAGCTTAGAATCGAGGGCTTGCTCTGCGACGTGACCCTCGTGCCAGGGGATGGAGATGAGATCTTCCCCGTTCACAGAGCAATGATGGCGTCCGCCAGCGACTATTTCAAGGCCATGTTCACAGGTGGGATGAAAGAGCAAGATCTGATGTGCATTAAGCTCCACGGGGTGAACAAGGTTGGCCTGAAGAAGATTATTGATTTCATTTATACCGCAAAGCTGTCTCTGAACATGGACAATCTGCAGGATACTCTGGAAGCTGCTAGCTTTTTGCAAATTTTGCCGGTTTTGGACTTCTGTAAAGTATTTCTCATATCCGGGGTGTCGCTAGATAACTGCGTTGAAGTTGGACGAATCGCCAACACCTACAACCTTATAGAAGTGGATAAATACGTCAATAGTTTTATCCTGAAGAATTTCCCTGCGTTGTTGAGCACCGGGGAGTTTCTGAAGCTCCCCTTTGAACGGCTTGCCTTTGTGCTTTCCAGTAATAGCCTAAAGCACTGCAGTGAACTTGAACTCTTTAAGGCGGCCTGTCGCTGGCTGAGGCTGGAAGACCCGCGCATGGATTATGCTGCAAAATTAATGAAGAATATTCGATTTCCACTGATGACCCCGCAGGACCTTATCAATTATGTGCAGACAGTAGATTTCATGAGAACGGACAATACCTGTGTGAATTTGCTTTTGGAAGCTAGCAATTACCAAATGATGCCATATATGCAGCCAGTGATGCAGTCAGACAGAACTGCAATTCGGTCTGACTCAACTCACTTGGTTACATTAGGAGGAGTTTTGAGGCAGCAGCTTGTTGTCAGTAAAGAATTAAGGATGTATGATGAAAGGGCCCGAGAGTGGAGATCTTTAGCTCCCATGGATGCCCCTCGTTACCAGCATGGCATTGCTGTTATTGGAAACTTCCTTTATGTGGTCGGTGGACAAAGTAATTATGATACCAAAGGAAAGACTGCCGTTGATACAGTTTTCCGATTTGATCCTCGGTATAATAAATGGATGCAGGTTGCGTCCTTAAATGAGAAGCGCACATTCTTTCACTTGAGTGCTCTCAAAGGACATTTGTATGCAGTTGGTGGTCGCAGTGCAGCTGGGGAACTGGCAACTGTTGAATGTTACAACCCAAGAATGAATGAGTGGAGCTATGTTGCAAAAATGAGTGAACCCCACTATGGTCATGCTGGAACAGTGTATGGGGGCTTAATGTATATTTCAGGAGGAATTACTCATGACACTTTCCAAAATGAACTCATGTGCTTTGACCCAGATACAGACAAATGGACACAGAAGGCTCCCATGACTACAGTCAGAGGGCTGCATTGTATGTGCACAGTTGGAGACAAGCTCTATGTCATTGGTGGCAATCACTTCAGAGGAACAAGTGATTATGATGATGTTCTAAGCTGTGAATACTATTCACCAACCCTTGACCAGTGGACACCAATTGCTGCTATGTTAAGAGGTCAGAGTGATGTTGGAGTTGCTGTCTTTGAGAATAAAATCTATGTTGTAGGTGGATATTCTTGGAATAATCGCTGTATGGTAGAAATTGTCCAGAAATATGACCCAGAAAAGGATGAATGGCATAAAGTTTTTGACCTTCCAGAATCTCTTGGAGGTATTCGAGCTTGTACGCTAACAGTTTTCCCACCTGAAGAAAACCCTGGATCACCTTCAAGAGAATCGCCTCTTTCAGCACCTTCAGATCATTCTTAG